Part of the Pseudomonas lijiangensis genome is shown below.
GGAACCCTGATCAATCGCCCGCTTGGCATCCAGCTCGGCAGCAACATCTGCGCCGCCGATCAGGTGGACGCTCTGCCCTGCCGCGACCAGGCCGTCATACAGTTCGCGCAACGGGTCCTGGCCGGCGCAGATGACGATGTTGTCCACCGGCAGCAGTTTCTCTTCGCCTTCGCCAATGCGGATATGCAGGCCGGCATCGTCGATTTTCAGGTACTGCACGCTGTTGAGCATCTGCACCTGCTTGTTCTTCAGACCGGTACGATGAATCCAGCCGGTGGTCTTGCCCAGGCCATCGCCGACCTTGGTGTCCTTGCGCTGCAACAGGAAGACCTGACGCGCCGGGGCATGGACCTCGGCCTTGATGCCGGCCACACCGCCACGCGCCCGCAGGCTGGTGTCGATGCCCCACTCTTTCCAGAAGGCGTCACGATCCTGGCTGGTGGAGACGCCCTGATGGACCAGAAACTCCGACACATCGAAGCCGATCCCGCCTGCGCCGATCACTGCCACGCTATGGCCCACGGGTTTGCGTTGCAGGATCACGTCCAGATAGCTCAGCACCTTCGGGTGATCGATCCCGGGAATAGCAGGTTTGCGAGGCACGATACCGGTGGCCAACAGCACTTCGTCGAAACCGCCATCCAGCAGATCCTGCACGGCAACACGTGTTTCAAGACGCAACTCGACACCGGTGTTTTTCAGCTTGTGCCTGAAGTAGCGCAAGGTTTCATAGAACTCCTCCTTGCCCGGTATGCGCTTGGCGATATTGAACTGGCCGCCGATTTCACTGGCCGAATCGAACAGCGTCACCTGATGCCCGCGCTCTGCCGCCACGCTGGCTGCAGCAAGGCCGGCAGGCCCAGCGCCCACCACTGCAACTTTCTTGACCTGCCGCACCGGCAGGTAATTGAGTTCGGTTTCATGGCAGGCACGGGGGTTGACCAGACAACTGGTGAGTTTGCCGCTAAAAGTATGGTCCAGGCAGGCCTGGTTGCAGCCGATGCAGGTATTGATCTCCTCGGCACGGCCAGCCGCAGCCTTGTTGACGAACTCCGGGTCCGCCAGAAACGGCCGGGCCATGGACACCATGTCGGCATCGCCTTCGCTGAGGATCTGCTCGGCGATTTCAGGCATATTGATGCGGTTGGTGGTGATCAGCGGGATCTTCACGGCGCCGCGCAGCTTGGCCGTGACCTTGCTGAAGGCACCACGCGGCACTTTGGTCGCGATGGTCGGGATACGTGCTTCATGCCAGCCAATCCCGGTGTTGATGATGGTCGCACCGGCCTGCTCGATGGCCTTGGCCAGGGTCACGATTTCTTCCCAGGTACTGCCGCCGTCCACCAGATCCAGCATCGAAAGGCGGAAGATGATGATGAACTCGGGGCCGACTGCTTCACGCACCCGACGCACGATTTCCACGGGCAGGCGCATGCGGTTTTCGTAGCTGCCGCCCCAACGGTCGGTGCGGTGGTTGGTCTGCGCGACCAGGAACTGGTTGATGAAATAGCCTTCGGAGCCCATCACTTCAACGCCATCGTAGCCAGCGCTCTGGGCCAGCGTCGAGCAGGTGACGAAATCACGGATCTGCTTTTCGATGCCCTCCTCGTCCAGCTCTCGCGGCGTGAAGGGGTTGATCGGTGCCTGGATGGCGCTGGGAGCAACTTGCTCGGGGCTGTAGGCGTAGCGCCCGGCATGCAGGATCTGCAGGCAGATCTTGCCACCGGCCTCATGCACCGCCTCAGTGACGACGCGATGCTGCTCGGCCTCTTCGGGCGTGGTCAGTTTGGCTGCGCCCTTGTAGACACCGCCTTCCTTGTTAGGCGCGATACCGCCGGTGACCATCAGCCCTACGCCACCTCGGGCCCGCTCGGCGAAGTACACCGCCATGCGCTCGAAACCTCCGGGCCTTTCTTCAAGGCCGGTATGCATGGAGCCCATCAGGGTCCTGTTGCGCAGGGTCGTGAAACCCAGGTCCAGCGGGGCCAGCAGGTGCGGATAGCTCGTGGCGGTCATGGGGCGCTCCATCGGTTTCATCACGAAAAACGAAGGCATCTGTGTACCTTCTTGTTGTAGTGCAGGCTCATTGTGCGGCCCGTTCATGACACAACAGTAAAGAGGCGCCCCGCCTCGCTCAATGACCGAAAGTGACAAGTTATTGATCCAAACGTGCAGGCAGGCTAGTGTCCTATATTGATCGGACCTTGATAGCCTTTTATGCGTAAATTCTTCGGCATCTGCCTCATCCTGGCGAGCATGGCCGCGCTGGTCAGTTATGGCCTCTGGACCCAGCAACGCCCGCAGGGACATTACCTGTCCGACCTGCGCATTCATCTGGCCATCAACGAAGGCCAGCCGGGCGAGCGCGGCAATCTGCTGGGGATCGAACCCGAGCTGTTTCCCACCGACTACCAGAACCCCCAACGCCTGCACCGCAAGCTGGCGGCCTATCTGCAACATGCACGCGAACTGGGCCTGATCAATGCCCGGACCATTGTGATTCTGCCGGAGCATGTGGGCACCTGGCTGTTCGTGTCCGGTGAGAAGAACGAACTCTTCCAGGCAAGCGAACGGGATGACGCCATGAGCTGGCTGCCCTGGAGCAACCCGCTGCAATTCATCAAGGCTTTCGTCCAGGCCACCGGCGAGAACCGGCTGGAGGATACCTATCTGCGTATGAAGGCCAGCAGCATGGCGCAGAACTATCAAACCCTGTTCGGCGGTCTGGCCAGGGAGTTCGGCGTCACCCTAGTGGCAGGCAGCATCGTGTTGCCGGAGCCCCGTGTCGAAGAGGGTCAACTGCGCATCGGCAGTGGCGATCTGTACAACAGCAGCCTGGTCTTTGGCAGCGACGGCCTGCCGCTAGGCCAGCCTCAACGCCAATTGTTTGCGAGCCACTATCAGCACGATTACGTCGAAACACAAAGCCATGCGCCACTGAACGTCATCGACACGCCGACAGGTCGTCTGGCCGTGCTGATCGGCAGTGACAGCTGGTATCCCTCCAATTACGCACGCCTGAATGAAAGTGGCGCCGAGCTGATTGCGGTGCCCGCCTTCGTACCCGGCAAAAGCAGTTGGGCCGGTTCATGGCGCGGCTTGCGGGACAAGAGTGAAAATCCTGGCACCGACCTCAAGCCCGGAGCAATCAGCGAAAGCGAGGCTTGGCACCAGTTGACCCTGACCGGTCGCAAACCTGACAGTAACGCCCGGGCCGGAATCAGCGTGTTCCTGCATGGGCAGTTCTGGAATCAGGGCAGCTCCGGGCAAGGCTTTGCCAGCGACAACGGGCAGATCATTGACGAGCAACCGGTGGAAAACAGCGCCATGAGCGGTGCCCGCCTGATCAATATCTGGCTCTGAACATGCCTGACTTGACGCTGCGCCTCGGTGATCTGTCAGTTGGCTTTATCCAGAGCCTGGGAGATGCCGTGCGCAGTTTCGGCCATGATCCCGCCCCGCTTCTGGAGCAATACGGCCTGGACACGGCGCGTCTGAGCGAAGCCGGCGCACGCCTGTCGATCCCGCGTTATATGCGCCTCGGGTATGCGGCCATCCAGCTCACCGGGCAACCGGGACTGGGTTTGCGCATGGGGCAACTGAGTCGCCTCAGTCAGCTCGGGCTGGCGGGCGTCACGGCAGCCCAAGCACCGAATGTGCGGGAAGCGGCGCGGGTCCTGAGCCGTTTCGAGGCGCTGTATGGCTCCAACTATCGTGGTCAGTCCAGCTTTCATGAAGATGCAGAAGGTGCCTGGCTGCGCTTCTACTCCATCAGCCCTTACAACGCTTATAACCGCTTCGTGGTGGACTCGATCCTCTGTGCCTGGATCAGCAACCTGTCTGCCCTGGCCGCCAACCCCTTGCGCGCTCAGCGGGTCGAGATCGAATTCGAAGCGCCCGACTACGCCGCCGATTACAGCTTCATGAGCGACAACCCGGTGATCTTTGGCGCGGCGACCAACCAATTGCGTCTGGATCAGGCCAGCCTGGCGCTGCGCAATCCCGACCATTGTCCGAGCACATGGCAACATTTGCTGCAATTGTGTGAAAGGGAACTGGAACAGCTGACCCGCACCCGCAGCCTGCGTGAGCGCATCATTCAGTTGTTGGGACCGTTATTGAACGGTGGAAGGGAACCGGATCTGGAGGAAATCGCAGCACGGCTCAAGCTGCCGACCTGGACGCTACGCCGAAAACTGGCCGATGAAGGCACCCGCTTTCGCACCATCCTCAATGACACACGCCGTGATCTGGCGATGACTTACATCCGCGACACTGAACTGGCGTTCGGCGAGATCGCGTATCTATTGGGTTTTGCCTCGGCCGAAGCCTTTCAACGCGCCTTCAAACGCTGGAACAGCCAGACTCCGGGAGAGTTTCGCCGCAGCCAGCGTCAAAGCGCATGCCCCCCTCACAGTTCGGTAGCGTCGTCGGAGGGCTCCAGCGGGTCCAGTTCAAAGGCGCGGGATTCCAGCAGTTCTTCTTGATATTCGTCCATCGTTTAAGTCCTTTTGCGTGATTGATTACAGGGGTGGAAACACTGAAATAACTGACCACAGCCACCACAGTAAAGTGCCAATGTGAATAAAAATGTTACGCCTTATAAAAATACGAGCCCTGCTCAGAAGAATTTAGCGCACTCAATTCACTCTTGACTTGGCAGCACCTCCCGCCATAACCTCCGGCTCATGAACGCAATAAAGCAAAACTTCGGCCAGATTATTATTACCGTCATTCCAGTCATGGCGGGTTAGCCGACGTTTGCAAAAAACCCGCCCTGGAGGCGGGTTTCTTCTGTCTCCCGGGCCACTTTCAGCACCAGGAGTCAGACATGATCATCATCCATCGCTCTATCGCGCCTCGCCTGCTTTCGAAGCTGATCATCCTGCCCTTGTCCAAGGGGTTGACGCGATGACCGATCTGCTCAACCACTACGCCCGCAAGATCCTCACTTCCCGCGTCTATGACGTCGCTGTCGAAACCCCGCTGCAGGGCGCCCGCCAGCTTTCCGAGCGGCTGGCCAACCAGATATTGCTCAAGCGCGAAGACCTGCAACCGGTGTTCTCTTTCAAGATTCGCGGCGCCTATAACAAACTGGCGCAACTGAGCGCTGAGGAACTGAGCCGTGGCGTGGTGACGGCTTCGGCAGGCAACCATGCCCAAGGCCTGGCGCTGGCAGCCAAGGTGTTGGGCATCAAGGCCACTATCGTCATGCCCAAGACGACGCCCGAAATCAAGGTCGAAGGCGTCCGCTCCCGGGGCGCCCAGGTGGTGCTGCATGGCGACTCCTTCCCGGAAGCTTTGGCTTACTCCCTCAAGCTGGTGGACGAGCAAGGTTTTGTTTACATCCATCCTTACGATGACCCTGACACCATTGCCGGACAAGGCACGGTGGCCATGGAAATCCTGCGCCAGCAACCGGGCCAGCTGGATGCCATTTTCGTTCCGGTGGGCGGTGGCGGCCTGATTGCGGGCATCGCGGCCTACGTCAAATACCTGCGCCCGGATATCAAGGTCATTGGTGTCGAGCCGGACGACTCCAACTGCCTGCAAGCCGCCATGGCGGCGGGTGAGCGGGTGGTGTTGAATCAGGTCGGGCTGTTTGCCGATGGCGTGGCAGTGGCGCAGATCGGCCATCACACCTTCGAGGTCTGCCGTCACTACGTCGATGAAGTCATCACCGTCAGCACCGATGAAATCTGCGCGGCCATCAAGGACATCTACGACGACACCCGCTCCATCACCGAACCCGCCGGTGCGCTGGGCGTGGCCGGGATCAAGAAGTATGTAGAGCAACGTGGCATCAGCGGCCAGACCCTGGTGGCCATCGATTCCGGTGCCAACGTCAACTTCGACCGCCTGCGCCATGTGGCCGAGCGCGCCGAGTTGGGTGAAGGTCGCGAAGCCATCATCGCCGTGACCATTCCCGAGCAGCCGGGCAGCTTCAAGGCCTTCTGCCAGGCCATCGGCAAGCGCCAGATCACTGAATTCAACTACCGCTACCACACCGACCGCGAGGCCCATATCTTCGTCGGCGTACAGAC
Proteins encoded:
- a CDS encoding NADPH-dependent 2,4-dienoyl-CoA reductase, with product MTATSYPHLLAPLDLGFTTLRNRTLMGSMHTGLEERPGGFERMAVYFAERARGGVGLMVTGGIAPNKEGGVYKGAAKLTTPEEAEQHRVVTEAVHEAGGKICLQILHAGRYAYSPEQVAPSAIQAPINPFTPRELDEEGIEKQIRDFVTCSTLAQSAGYDGVEVMGSEGYFINQFLVAQTNHRTDRWGGSYENRMRLPVEIVRRVREAVGPEFIIIFRLSMLDLVDGGSTWEEIVTLAKAIEQAGATIINTGIGWHEARIPTIATKVPRGAFSKVTAKLRGAVKIPLITTNRINMPEIAEQILSEGDADMVSMARPFLADPEFVNKAAAGRAEEINTCIGCNQACLDHTFSGKLTSCLVNPRACHETELNYLPVRQVKKVAVVGAGPAGLAAASVAAERGHQVTLFDSASEIGGQFNIAKRIPGKEEFYETLRYFRHKLKNTGVELRLETRVAVQDLLDGGFDEVLLATGIVPRKPAIPGIDHPKVLSYLDVILQRKPVGHSVAVIGAGGIGFDVSEFLVHQGVSTSQDRDAFWKEWGIDTSLRARGGVAGIKAEVHAPARQVFLLQRKDTKVGDGLGKTTGWIHRTGLKNKQVQMLNSVQYLKIDDAGLHIRIGEGEEKLLPVDNIVICAGQDPLRELYDGLVAAGQSVHLIGGADVAAELDAKRAIDQGSRLAAEL
- a CDS encoding nitrilase-related carbon-nitrogen hydrolase, with protein sequence MRKFFGICLILASMAALVSYGLWTQQRPQGHYLSDLRIHLAINEGQPGERGNLLGIEPELFPTDYQNPQRLHRKLAAYLQHARELGLINARTIVILPEHVGTWLFVSGEKNELFQASERDDAMSWLPWSNPLQFIKAFVQATGENRLEDTYLRMKASSMAQNYQTLFGGLAREFGVTLVAGSIVLPEPRVEEGQLRIGSGDLYNSSLVFGSDGLPLGQPQRQLFASHYQHDYVETQSHAPLNVIDTPTGRLAVLIGSDSWYPSNYARLNESGAELIAVPAFVPGKSSWAGSWRGLRDKSENPGTDLKPGAISESEAWHQLTLTGRKPDSNARAGISVFLHGQFWNQGSSGQGFASDNGQIIDEQPVENSAMSGARLINIWL
- a CDS encoding AraC family transcriptional regulator produces the protein MPDLTLRLGDLSVGFIQSLGDAVRSFGHDPAPLLEQYGLDTARLSEAGARLSIPRYMRLGYAAIQLTGQPGLGLRMGQLSRLSQLGLAGVTAAQAPNVREAARVLSRFEALYGSNYRGQSSFHEDAEGAWLRFYSISPYNAYNRFVVDSILCAWISNLSALAANPLRAQRVEIEFEAPDYAADYSFMSDNPVIFGAATNQLRLDQASLALRNPDHCPSTWQHLLQLCERELEQLTRTRSLRERIIQLLGPLLNGGREPDLEEIAARLKLPTWTLRRKLADEGTRFRTILNDTRRDLAMTYIRDTELAFGEIAYLLGFASAEAFQRAFKRWNSQTPGEFRRSQRQSACPPHSSVASSEGSSGSSSKARDSSSSS
- the ilvA gene encoding threonine ammonia-lyase, biosynthetic, with the protein product MTDLLNHYARKILTSRVYDVAVETPLQGARQLSERLANQILLKREDLQPVFSFKIRGAYNKLAQLSAEELSRGVVTASAGNHAQGLALAAKVLGIKATIVMPKTTPEIKVEGVRSRGAQVVLHGDSFPEALAYSLKLVDEQGFVYIHPYDDPDTIAGQGTVAMEILRQQPGQLDAIFVPVGGGGLIAGIAAYVKYLRPDIKVIGVEPDDSNCLQAAMAAGERVVLNQVGLFADGVAVAQIGHHTFEVCRHYVDEVITVSTDEICAAIKDIYDDTRSITEPAGALGVAGIKKYVEQRGISGQTLVAIDSGANVNFDRLRHVAERAELGEGREAIIAVTIPEQPGSFKAFCQAIGKRQITEFNYRYHTDREAHIFVGVQTHPDNDPRSALISSLTEQGFPVLDLTDNELAKLHIRHMVGGHAERVSDEVVLRFEFPERPGALFNFLNKLGGRWTISMFHYRNHGAADGRVVAGLVVPEEERHLVGAALDEIGYPYWDESQNPAYKLFLG